The following proteins come from a genomic window of Natrinema saccharevitans:
- a CDS encoding AAA family ATPase, whose protein sequence is MGAGLSAAEDDNGPPTVYQVPVKTEADEPIRINFERTVVDGVRRDRLADVCELPLEYETLRVWGNREDIAADTGDYLLFADRDGRRGGEYTLLARIDHATILNEETATAFTDAIGWGDVSDATYQHVMFLDPVFETTLEREDFWEALGFRGWPNDAFSSIDFERDGSTFFEEYDSISDFIAEIRGHKLYPAEPPEDYETLEAAMADIRTRLEDSDRDVSWLETRLGRALIAEWSAALSGFKPSGTVSASTAATFDQLRRICESLEPELVEIAEELGVGSHYSFAPAKTLFLCWVRILQAEIDHAGGVLSQPRLNSILRDTYTVTADEESMSEPSDSSHPAISHVRASTPAVYKFTAPPDYWLTSVEYGAVSFEADHRDRWEGISEGDVAILHSRGEPSDGDLSRQPNGIIGVGILGERIEKDEPWWRDEHETGAHYPFIVTFDRLFLTGSIDDIDTSRSIVDKSIAEIDRETAALTTGSLSIDRANGLCGDASGKGFPVQSEYATFRNDDGTIDYDRPVALLEALSPELREVSPINVHKPYRGSIPAETLDGLYFPEEQGERILEQIATALRSGKHVLLTGPPGTGKTEIARRVCSSLTDSYPYLYSDYELTTATADWSTFDTVGGYMPNESDESGSDELAFTPGVVLNRLKNDRTGTQSNDLIVIDELNRADIDKAFGQLFTLLSGQSVQLPYTKNGREIELTTTGELTGLPADNQYVVPDSWRIFATMNTYDKTSLYEMSYAFMRRFAFIRVSAPELPSDDDQLEDLVYEYADAWGLDPDRNVAMATGRVWRETNDAVEERAIGPAIVKDILRYVDQHPESDLEYHLTQAVISYVFPQLEGVPKRRQIVREIAAVREIDELLLEQAAREMLQVALAENE, encoded by the coding sequence ATGGGTGCGGGACTATCTGCTGCGGAAGACGATAACGGGCCGCCGACGGTCTATCAGGTTCCGGTGAAAACGGAAGCGGACGAGCCGATTCGGATCAATTTCGAGCGAACCGTCGTTGACGGCGTTCGCCGGGATCGGCTCGCGGACGTTTGTGAACTCCCCCTCGAGTACGAGACGCTTCGCGTCTGGGGCAATCGAGAAGACATCGCGGCGGACACCGGGGACTACCTCCTGTTCGCGGATCGAGATGGTCGCCGTGGCGGCGAGTACACGCTACTGGCACGTATCGATCACGCGACGATCCTGAACGAGGAGACGGCGACGGCGTTTACCGACGCGATCGGATGGGGCGACGTGTCGGACGCCACGTATCAACACGTCATGTTTCTGGATCCCGTCTTCGAGACGACCCTCGAGCGCGAGGACTTCTGGGAGGCGCTCGGTTTCCGAGGGTGGCCCAACGACGCGTTCAGCTCGATCGACTTCGAACGCGACGGATCGACGTTCTTCGAGGAATACGATTCGATTTCGGATTTTATCGCGGAGATTCGGGGTCATAAGCTCTATCCGGCCGAACCGCCCGAGGACTACGAGACCCTCGAGGCGGCGATGGCCGACATCCGAACTCGTCTCGAGGACTCCGACCGAGACGTGTCATGGCTCGAGACCCGCCTCGGACGGGCACTCATCGCCGAATGGTCGGCTGCACTGTCCGGGTTCAAACCCTCGGGCACCGTCTCGGCGAGTACAGCGGCGACGTTCGATCAACTCAGACGGATCTGCGAATCGCTCGAGCCCGAACTGGTGGAGATCGCCGAGGAACTCGGTGTCGGATCCCACTACTCGTTCGCACCGGCCAAGACGCTCTTTCTCTGCTGGGTTCGTATCCTCCAGGCTGAGATCGACCACGCGGGCGGCGTCCTCAGCCAGCCCCGGCTGAACAGCATCCTCCGTGACACGTACACAGTAACAGCAGACGAAGAGTCGATGTCTGAGCCGTCGGACAGTAGCCATCCGGCCATCTCACACGTCCGGGCGTCAACGCCGGCGGTCTACAAATTCACTGCACCGCCGGACTACTGGCTCACGAGCGTCGAATACGGTGCCGTCTCGTTCGAAGCGGACCACCGAGATCGGTGGGAAGGCATTTCGGAAGGTGACGTTGCGATCCTCCATTCTCGCGGTGAGCCCTCGGACGGCGATCTCAGCCGACAGCCGAACGGGATCATCGGCGTCGGCATCCTCGGCGAGCGGATCGAGAAAGACGAGCCGTGGTGGCGAGACGAACATGAAACCGGCGCTCACTATCCGTTTATAGTGACGTTCGATCGGCTGTTCCTCACGGGTTCGATCGACGATATCGATACGTCCCGATCGATCGTCGACAAGTCGATCGCGGAGATCGATCGCGAGACCGCTGCACTGACAACGGGTTCGCTTTCGATCGACCGAGCCAACGGTCTCTGCGGGGACGCATCAGGGAAGGGATTCCCCGTTCAGTCCGAATACGCGACGTTTCGAAACGACGACGGTACGATCGACTACGATAGACCCGTCGCGCTCCTCGAGGCGCTTTCGCCGGAGTTGCGTGAAGTTTCTCCGATCAACGTCCACAAACCGTATCGGGGCTCGATACCGGCCGAGACGCTCGACGGACTCTACTTCCCCGAAGAACAGGGCGAACGGATTCTCGAGCAGATCGCGACGGCCCTCCGGTCCGGGAAGCACGTCCTTTTGACCGGACCGCCGGGAACCGGAAAGACGGAGATCGCTCGCCGTGTCTGTTCGTCCCTCACGGACAGCTATCCGTACCTGTATTCGGATTACGAATTGACCACGGCGACCGCCGACTGGTCGACGTTCGACACCGTCGGCGGTTACATGCCGAACGAATCCGACGAGAGCGGTAGCGACGAACTCGCGTTCACGCCAGGGGTCGTCCTCAATCGTCTCAAGAACGACCGGACAGGAACGCAATCGAACGACTTGATCGTCATCGACGAGTTGAACCGCGCCGACATCGACAAGGCGTTCGGTCAACTCTTCACGCTTCTCTCCGGTCAGTCGGTGCAGTTGCCGTACACCAAGAACGGTCGCGAGATCGAACTCACGACGACCGGCGAACTGACCGGACTTCCGGCGGACAACCAGTACGTCGTGCCGGACTCGTGGCGGATCTTCGCGACGATGAATACCTACGACAAGACATCGCTCTACGAGATGAGCTACGCGTTCATGCGTCGGTTCGCGTTTATTCGCGTGTCGGCTCCCGAGCTTCCGTCTGACGACGACCAGTTAGAGGACCTCGTCTACGAGTATGCGGACGCGTGGGGACTCGACCCCGACCGGAACGTCGCGATGGCGACCGGCCGCGTCTGGCGGGAGACGAACGATGCCGTCGAGGAACGAGCGATCGGGCCAGCGATTGTCAAGGATATACTCCGCTACGTGGATCAGCATCCCGAATCGGACCTCGAGTACCACCTCACGCAGGCCGTCATCAGCTACGTCTTCCCGCAACTCGAGGGCGTCCCGAAGCGACGGCAGATCGTCCGCGAGATCGCGGCCGTCAGGGAGATCGACGAGTTGCTGCTTGAGCAAGCCGCTCGAGAAATGCTGCAGGTGGCCCTCGCCGAAAATGAATAG
- the glmS gene encoding methylaspartate mutase subunit S, whose protein sequence is MIPSTMSQTVVLGVIGSDAHVVGITILEQAFSAAGFDVVNLGVQTSQEEFAEAAKAHDASAVLVSSLYGHAEQDCQGFQGVLEDAGVDAVTYIGGNLAVGQDEFEETRRTFRELGFDRVFDSETDPEDAIAALREDLQITPTESERATISS, encoded by the coding sequence ATGATTCCGAGTACGATGTCCCAAACGGTCGTCCTCGGCGTTATCGGCTCCGATGCCCACGTCGTTGGCATCACAATCCTAGAGCAAGCCTTCAGTGCAGCCGGCTTCGATGTCGTGAACCTCGGTGTCCAGACCTCTCAGGAGGAGTTCGCCGAGGCCGCCAAAGCCCACGACGCCAGCGCTGTACTCGTCTCCTCGCTCTACGGACACGCCGAGCAGGACTGTCAGGGATTCCAAGGCGTTCTCGAGGACGCGGGCGTCGACGCGGTCACGTACATCGGCGGCAACCTCGCCGTCGGACAGGACGAGTTCGAGGAAACCCGCCGTACCTTCCGCGAACTCGGTTTCGACCGCGTCTTCGATTCGGAAACCGATCCCGAGGACGCGATTGCCGCGCTGCGCGAAGACCTCCAGATCACACCGACGGAGTCGGAACGCGCTACTATCAGTTCCTAG
- the citE gene encoding L-malyl-CoA/beta-methylmalyl-CoA lyase, with the protein MTDDIRLCRTFQTAPAAVPKDDSAKYLVSALTAEGFQAPDWLVPDMEDGTAPNMKAEGLENTIEHVPQHDFPGEIWPRVEWSYEDETYREKGRDQIDQLVAEIGDEIDGVVVPKVGRLEDVKRAAEVVADAEAEHGYEDGSIGLSIIIETGRARSDLREIAKFGEDSRLTGLVFGPVDYAAELGGRNLGDGMPRWDGLLEALSNEASAADLVSIGGPFDDLFKERAGLTFYNADDYADQVEHEARLGLDGSWSLYPKQTLQANTVHMPTPEELERDVSKIERFNAAKREGTGAVTLDGQMVDEATFKNFRNTVQQVRAIHEMRPGQTEEYYDDDLLERALDLELSYN; encoded by the coding sequence ATGACCGACGACATTCGACTCTGCCGTACGTTCCAGACCGCACCGGCCGCCGTCCCGAAAGACGACTCGGCGAAGTACCTCGTCTCCGCGCTCACCGCGGAGGGCTTCCAGGCCCCCGACTGGCTCGTGCCCGACATGGAGGACGGCACCGCGCCCAACATGAAGGCCGAGGGCCTCGAGAACACGATCGAACACGTCCCCCAGCACGACTTCCCCGGCGAGATCTGGCCCCGCGTCGAGTGGAGCTACGAGGACGAAACGTACCGCGAGAAGGGCCGCGACCAGATCGACCAACTCGTCGCCGAGATCGGCGACGAGATCGACGGCGTCGTCGTCCCCAAAGTCGGCCGCCTCGAGGACGTGAAACGCGCCGCCGAAGTCGTCGCCGACGCCGAGGCCGAACACGGCTACGAGGACGGCTCGATCGGTCTCTCGATCATCATCGAAACCGGCCGCGCCCGCTCTGACCTGCGCGAGATCGCGAAGTTCGGCGAGGACTCCCGACTGACCGGGCTCGTCTTCGGCCCCGTCGACTACGCCGCCGAACTCGGCGGCCGTAACCTCGGCGACGGCATGCCCCGCTGGGACGGCCTGCTCGAGGCCCTGTCCAACGAGGCCAGCGCCGCGGACCTCGTCTCGATCGGCGGCCCCTTCGACGACCTGTTCAAGGAGCGCGCCGGCCTGACATTCTACAACGCCGACGACTACGCCGATCAGGTCGAACACGAGGCCCGCCTCGGACTCGACGGCTCCTGGTCGCTGTACCCCAAGCAGACCCTGCAGGCAAACACCGTCCACATGCCCACGCCCGAGGAACTCGAGCGCGACGTGAGCAAGATCGAGCGCTTCAACGCGGCCAAACGCGAGGGCACCGGCGCGGTCACGCTCGACGGCCAGATGGTCGACGAGGCAACGTTCAAGAACTTCCGCAACACGGTCCAGCAGGTCCGCGCGATCCACGAGATGCGACCCGGCCAGACCGAGGAGTATTACGACGACGACCTCCTCGAGCGGGCGCTCGACCTCGAGCTGTCCTATAACTGA
- a CDS encoding methylaspartate ammonia-lyase, with translation MEITGIYATPGYSGFFFDDQRAIKQGAQQDGFTYEGEPVTDGFDEIRQAGESIIVDVELADGTVVRGDCAAVQYSGAGGRDPLFKAEEYAPVVEGPVADELEGRDATDFLDNAELLEEMTVEGDRLHTAIRYGVSQALLAAAAEAENTTKTDVMADALGTEPATEPVPVFGQSGDDRYNNTEKMFVKGVPVLPHALINSVEKIGENGEVLLEYVDWLTQRSQELGPEGYDPRFHIDVYGMIGEIFGAPYDRDEVVDYFAALEDAAAPYPIQIEGPMDVGNRADQIDAMVELREGLKDAGVDVDIVADEWCNTFEDVQAFVDSGAADLVQVKTPDLGGIHRSGQAVRYCQGTDTRAYLGGTCNETETSARACAHVALATDAAQVLAKPGMGFDEGYMIVENEMRRTIARREREQRQTDTDEVTADD, from the coding sequence ATGGAGATTACAGGAATTTACGCCACGCCCGGCTACTCCGGGTTCTTCTTCGACGACCAGCGCGCGATCAAGCAAGGTGCACAGCAGGACGGGTTCACCTACGAGGGCGAGCCCGTCACCGACGGCTTCGACGAGATTCGCCAGGCCGGCGAGTCGATCATCGTCGACGTCGAACTCGCCGACGGGACCGTGGTCCGGGGCGACTGCGCCGCGGTCCAGTACTCCGGTGCCGGCGGGCGCGACCCGCTGTTCAAAGCCGAGGAGTACGCCCCCGTCGTCGAGGGCCCCGTCGCCGACGAACTCGAGGGCCGGGACGCGACCGACTTCCTCGACAACGCCGAACTGCTCGAGGAGATGACCGTCGAGGGCGACCGCCTCCACACGGCGATCCGGTACGGCGTCTCGCAGGCTTTGCTCGCCGCCGCGGCGGAGGCAGAGAACACGACAAAGACGGACGTGATGGCCGATGCGCTGGGCACCGAACCCGCCACGGAGCCGGTGCCGGTCTTCGGCCAGTCCGGCGACGACCGCTACAACAACACCGAGAAGATGTTCGTCAAGGGCGTCCCGGTCCTGCCACACGCCCTTATTAATAGCGTCGAGAAGATCGGCGAGAACGGGGAGGTCCTCCTCGAGTACGTTGACTGGCTCACCCAGCGCTCCCAGGAGCTTGGGCCCGAGGGCTACGACCCCCGTTTCCACATCGACGTCTACGGGATGATCGGCGAAATCTTCGGCGCACCCTACGACCGCGACGAGGTCGTCGACTACTTCGCCGCCCTCGAGGACGCCGCCGCGCCCTACCCGATCCAGATCGAGGGGCCGATGGACGTCGGCAACCGCGCCGACCAGATCGACGCGATGGTCGAACTCCGCGAGGGACTGAAAGATGCCGGCGTCGACGTCGACATCGTCGCCGACGAGTGGTGTAACACCTTCGAGGACGTGCAGGCGTTCGTCGATTCGGGAGCCGCCGACCTCGTGCAGGTCAAGACGCCCGACCTCGGCGGCATCCACCGCAGCGGACAGGCGGTCCGCTACTGCCAGGGGACCGACACCCGCGCCTACCTCGGCGGGACCTGCAACGAGACCGAAACCTCCGCGCGGGCCTGCGCACACGTCGCGCTCGCGACCGACGCCGCACAGGTTCTCGCGAAGCCCGGCATGGGCTTCGACGAGGGCTACATGATCGTCGAGAACGAGATGCGACGGACGATCGCCCGACGGGAACGAGAACAGCGACAGACAGACACTGACGAGGTGACCGCAGATGACTGA
- the mct gene encoding succinyl-CoA:mesaconate CoA-transferase, producing the protein MGALSNLRVLDLTQVLAGPYCTMLLADMGADVVKIERPGGDMIRSNPPFVDDPDGEAYGGYFQSVNRGKKSIELNLGDEEDRADFLSLVEEADIVVENYRSGTMEKYDLGYETLKEYNEDIIYSSIRGFGDPRTGETHRQGQPSFDLIAQALGGVMETTGQPDGPPTKTGPGVGDLFTATLNCIGILAAVNHREQTGEGQYVDTAMYDSMLSFTERAIYQQSYTGEAPTRRGNSHPTLFPYNAFETDDGYAVIAAFNNNHWAELCDIMGREDLAEEYPTTAERLEHRDHLRGEISAWALEQTNDELVGQLEGRVPAAPVQTTEEIFEDDHVRARDMLVPVEQPGADTDVEIAGNPIKMSETEPKPRGRAPLLDEHREEVLGEQAEETADD; encoded by the coding sequence ATGGGCGCACTCTCGAACCTTCGCGTGCTGGATCTGACCCAGGTGCTTGCCGGGCCGTACTGCACGATGTTGCTCGCGGACATGGGCGCGGACGTGGTCAAGATCGAGCGGCCGGGCGGCGACATGATCCGGTCGAACCCGCCGTTCGTCGACGACCCCGACGGGGAGGCCTACGGAGGCTACTTCCAGAGCGTCAACCGCGGCAAGAAAAGTATCGAACTGAACCTCGGCGACGAGGAGGACCGCGCGGACTTCCTCTCGCTGGTCGAGGAGGCCGACATCGTCGTCGAGAACTACCGCTCCGGGACGATGGAGAAGTACGATCTCGGCTACGAGACCCTCAAAGAGTACAACGAGGACATCATCTACTCCTCGATCCGGGGCTTTGGCGACCCGCGAACCGGCGAAACCCACCGGCAGGGCCAGCCCTCCTTCGACCTCATCGCCCAGGCGCTCGGCGGCGTCATGGAGACCACCGGCCAGCCCGACGGCCCGCCGACCAAGACCGGCCCCGGCGTCGGCGATCTCTTTACCGCGACGCTGAACTGCATCGGGATTCTCGCCGCCGTGAACCACCGCGAACAGACCGGCGAGGGCCAGTACGTCGACACCGCGATGTACGACTCGATGCTCAGCTTCACCGAGCGCGCCATCTACCAGCAGTCCTACACCGGCGAGGCCCCCACCCGACGGGGCAACTCCCACCCCACGCTCTTTCCCTACAACGCCTTCGAGACCGACGACGGCTACGCCGTCATCGCCGCGTTCAACAACAACCACTGGGCCGAACTCTGTGACATCATGGGTCGCGAGGACCTCGCCGAGGAGTACCCCACGACCGCCGAACGCCTCGAGCACCGCGATCACCTCCGCGGCGAGATCTCGGCGTGGGCGCTCGAGCAGACCAACGACGAACTCGTCGGCCAGCTCGAGGGGCGGGTCCCGGCCGCGCCCGTCCAGACCACCGAGGAGATCTTCGAGGACGACCACGTCCGCGCACGCGACATGCTCGTCCCCGTCGAACAGCCCGGTGCCGACACCGACGTCGAGATCGCGGGCAACCCGATCAAGATGAGCGAGACCGAACCCAAGCCCCGCGGTCGCGCGCCGCTGCTCGACGAACACCGCGAGGAAGTGCTGGGCGAGCAGGCAGAGGAGACGGCCGACGACTAA
- the mch gene encoding 2-methylfumaryl-CoA hydratase: MTDWTDPETFAQALDEVETKEKGNCFEDFAEGDVIEHDPGLTLTQFGSEKWMSQTLNHDPAYWRSDAAAARGFEEPPVHPDYLTAATLGITVEDLSEKGGYFLGRTDVRFPEAPVYTGTELHVESEVVNTATSSSRPEYGIVSWRTRGKDAETGDVLCSYERTNMIPRREPVATDGSGAAATDEGADDGPDLPETFVTPEGGYFEDFVDALEQADDENAAVAYRHERGRTQDDVTVASLPLSTLNTAKQHHNVDVMSDSPSGNIVTYGDVTRSTALGHARSDEQTWREVGFDDESFHTFVAVGDTVYAFTRVLEAENDASSDAAGTVRFQHIAFNQDDEPVYSGTRTAEIQKRSK, encoded by the coding sequence ATGACTGACTGGACAGATCCGGAGACGTTCGCACAGGCGCTCGACGAAGTCGAGACCAAGGAGAAGGGCAACTGTTTCGAGGACTTCGCGGAAGGCGACGTCATCGAACACGACCCCGGCCTCACGCTCACCCAGTTCGGCAGCGAGAAGTGGATGAGCCAGACCCTGAACCACGACCCCGCTTACTGGCGCAGCGACGCCGCCGCGGCGCGGGGCTTCGAGGAACCGCCGGTTCACCCGGACTACCTGACCGCCGCGACGCTGGGGATCACCGTCGAGGACCTCAGTGAGAAGGGCGGCTACTTCCTCGGCCGGACCGACGTTCGCTTCCCCGAAGCGCCCGTCTACACGGGGACCGAACTCCACGTCGAGAGCGAGGTCGTCAACACGGCGACCTCGAGTTCCCGACCGGAGTACGGCATCGTCTCCTGGCGCACCCGCGGCAAGGACGCCGAGACCGGCGACGTCCTCTGTTCCTACGAGCGGACGAACATGATCCCGCGCCGCGAGCCCGTCGCGACGGACGGCAGCGGCGCTGCAGCGACCGACGAAGGAGCGGACGACGGACCCGACCTCCCCGAGACGTTCGTCACGCCCGAGGGCGGCTACTTCGAGGATTTCGTCGACGCTCTCGAGCAGGCCGACGACGAGAACGCCGCCGTCGCCTACCGCCACGAGCGGGGTCGCACGCAGGACGACGTGACCGTCGCCTCGCTGCCGCTGTCGACGCTCAACACTGCCAAACAGCATCACAACGTCGACGTGATGTCCGACTCCCCGTCGGGCAACATCGTCACCTACGGCGACGTGACCCGATCGACCGCGCTGGGCCACGCCCGCTCGGACGAGCAGACCTGGCGCGAGGTCGGCTTCGACGACGAGTCCTTCCACACGTTCGTCGCCGTGGGCGACACCGTCTACGCCTTCACCCGCGTCCTCGAGGCCGAAAACGACGCCTCGAGCGACGCGGCCGGCACCGTCCGGTTCCAGCACATCGCGTTCAACCAGGACGACGAACCTGTCTACTCCGGAACACGAACCGCGGAGATTCAGAAACGTTCTAAGTAA
- a CDS encoding methylaspartate mutase subunit E: MIRDERIPSDELRRIDEEIRSNWPTGDDVDFEEAIEYHESLPDHKRFADVLESADKPLLQPRAGVPRLDDQIELLQYLHEEGKADLLPTTIDSYTRDNEYEKAQQGLDKALETGDDTLNGFPAVNHGVDGCRQLIDAIDAPIEVRHGTPDARLLAAITFAGGFQSFEGGPISYNIPYTKRHGLEETIEKWQFVDRLAGAYTERGVRINREPFGPLTGTLVPPSIAIAVMLVEGKLAATQGVRSITLGYGQVGNVVQDVAALNALKKLGNEYLPDEVVVTTVFHEWMGGFPPDEARANGVISLGGMTAAIAQPDKVITKSPQEFQGVPTKEANSAGLRTTRQVIDMAIEQQIDIDGIEEEQDLIERETRCLMDTIFDHGDGDVVQGTLKAFDSGALDVPFAPSDSAKGAVLPARDDDGRVRIFEWADLEMDEDIKEIHKARLSQRADTEGRDQSFRMVADDVDAISDGKLIGRPQSQPQGDV, translated from the coding sequence ATGATACGAGACGAACGTATTCCGTCCGACGAGCTACGGCGTATCGACGAGGAAATTCGATCTAACTGGCCGACGGGCGACGACGTCGACTTCGAGGAGGCCATCGAGTACCACGAATCGCTGCCCGACCACAAGCGGTTCGCCGACGTCCTCGAGTCGGCCGACAAGCCCCTTCTGCAGCCTCGGGCCGGCGTCCCCCGGCTCGACGATCAGATCGAACTCCTGCAATACCTCCACGAGGAGGGGAAGGCGGATCTCCTGCCGACCACGATCGACTCCTACACCCGGGACAACGAGTACGAGAAGGCCCAGCAGGGGCTCGACAAGGCCCTCGAGACGGGCGACGACACGCTCAACGGGTTCCCCGCCGTCAATCACGGCGTCGACGGCTGCCGACAGCTGATCGACGCGATCGACGCGCCGATCGAGGTGCGCCACGGGACGCCCGACGCCCGACTGCTGGCGGCGATCACCTTCGCCGGCGGCTTCCAGAGCTTCGAGGGCGGCCCGATCTCCTACAACATTCCGTACACGAAGCGACACGGCTTGGAGGAGACCATCGAGAAGTGGCAGTTCGTCGATCGACTCGCGGGGGCCTACACCGAACGGGGCGTGCGGATCAACCGCGAGCCGTTCGGCCCCCTTACCGGTACCTTGGTCCCGCCGTCGATCGCGATCGCGGTCATGCTGGTCGAGGGCAAACTCGCCGCCACGCAGGGCGTGCGCTCGATCACCCTCGGCTACGGTCAGGTCGGCAACGTCGTGCAGGACGTCGCCGCCCTGAACGCCCTCAAGAAACTGGGTAACGAGTACCTGCCCGACGAGGTCGTCGTCACGACGGTCTTCCACGAGTGGATGGGCGGCTTCCCGCCGGACGAGGCCCGCGCCAACGGCGTCATCAGCCTCGGCGGCATGACCGCCGCGATCGCCCAGCCGGACAAGGTCATCACCAAGTCCCCACAGGAGTTCCAGGGGGTCCCGACCAAGGAGGCCAACTCGGCCGGCCTGCGCACGACGCGACAGGTCATCGACATGGCGATCGAACAGCAGATCGACATCGACGGCATCGAGGAGGAGCAGGACCTCATCGAGCGCGAGACCCGCTGTCTGATGGACACCATCTTCGACCACGGCGACGGCGACGTCGTCCAGGGGACGCTCAAGGCCTTCGACTCGGGCGCACTCGACGTGCCCTTCGCACCCAGCGACAGCGCGAAGGGTGCGGTCCTCCCCGCACGCGACGACGACGGTCGCGTCCGCATCTTCGAGTGGGCCGACCTCGAGATGGACGAAGACATCAAGGAGATTCACAAGGCCCGGCTCTCCCAGCGTGCCGACACCGAGGGCCGCGATCAATCGTTCCGCATGGTCGCGGACGACGTCGACGCGATCAGCGACGGAAAGCTCATCGGCCGACCGCAGTCACAGCCACAGGGTGACGTCTAA